The DNA region AGtacattctaaaaataaaatatacagtaattaatgcTAGTTGAACATTTAAACAACTAGCTGTTCTGCAAAATAATTACTTTTCAAATTTTAgtctataaaaaaacatatacagtTTAAGGATTTTTCCAATTTAGCCCATGAATTCAAATGCtgtgtaaataaatgtatgCTTGCTAGTTTATTAGTGGGTTACTCATTTTGCTAGTCAGATTTGTACAAATAACAAGGATTTGCCACCAGTGGATAAAAAGGCACATTTTTCTAGCCTTGTTTGCGATGTACTTTGTTAGTTTAGTAGTGCCCTTATTATTTTTCTACATCATTTATTTCTTATGTTTAGATGAGATTTAATGTAGGTTACATGTTATAACTAGAACAAAAACTGCACATGTAGCAGAATCTAATTAGATCATGCATGTATGGTAGTAGCAAACGACGACGGCGGTGAGTGTATATTCTTAGTGAAGATTGCGTGACAATATAATCAATACAACTGCTAAATAAACCACAACAGTAATTCAGCATACTGCAGCGTATCTTTAAGAACAcgtattgattttatttactgGCACAGTGGTCAGCGTCGCCCTCGGTGGTGATGAAGCTTTTGGACCGAGACTAATGCTCTAGTTGCTCATCAGCAATAAAAtcatacgaaaaaaaaaattgttcattttgttttttagtgaagcatacataatatatgagttggccaataataataatttaatagtatAACAATAACAACTATATATTCTTTACTAGTATAGTAGTCAAGGTAAATATTTAATACTAGTTTGCTACgtactataaatactgtaataattagtttgaaagattatttttattatataacttGCGATAACGCAAAACCAAATCAATGAATTTAAAACCATAATATCCATATTCGTAATGTACGCATTAAAATACTTAAAAGCCAATTTGCGTTAAATCCTtcaaattctatttttaaaacaaactttaatCTTCTTTTACTACATTAATGTGATATTGCAATAATTTATATGAAagcaaataaattataacattaatgtattagAAGACAACATAACTGAATGTTTAGGCTACAAAAGGATATCTAACCTGGTACTGTACCTTGATCAGTTTTGATCATTTTAAActaacattacaatacaatgtTCTGCAAACTACATACTGATCTTGCCAAAAATATGTGTACAGGAAAACATACAAAATGCAATTGATTTGTGTGGTTAAAGTTGCTATGTAATGACAAATCCTGTAAGTGTGTTGTGTACGTTTTAAAGGGAAAACCCTGGGCTGCCTGCCCTGATTTTTTTCAGCACAATTTTTACTctctaaaaacaaaaatacaatgtaATTTCCGGGGACCTAGTGATATAACACTACTAAAATGTTtacagaaatcaaaataaatccTGACATTTATCATGTGAGCGCtaacaatttgtttttcttcacAACAACAGATGACAATGAAAGAATTATCCTGCTTCTTCAGATTTTAATCTGCATGATTTAATGAGGCATAGAATTTAAACCACCATTAGCTGATGAAAAATCTATGCAGCAGCATCATTAGGCCTAGACGGTACTAGCTGCTCTATGCTGATAGCCTGCCCTATTCACCAATCATACTATCCActtataatattacaatatccTAGATTACATAAACTACAATATTAACTACTTGCTGCTACACAACAGAACAGGATAATAATTAATGTGTAATTCTACAATAGCTTTGTATACTTACTGAACTAATAATTCACAGAGCTATTTCATGAAACATCATTCACATTTCatcttattataatttaataggTTAAAGACCAAGGGTTAAAGTGCACCATGATTAACCTACAGACTTAAGAATAATAGAGAGTAAGTCTGTACTCGAATAAATAAACCTCATTCATTAcaaatttttaatgttaaaggaTATTTAATTATGAAGCATGTAGCTATATTTATTCTGTAATACATAGCGTATTGGATTTGAAAAGGATTGTGATAGGATGCTATGGCCTattctaaagaaatttaaacctGATAATCACTGAAGCATAAAATTATCTTggattttttattaatatggtCAAAGAATGATTAACATAATGCTTTAGTATAGTGAAATTCAACATGCTAATTAGATGTCAATAAAGAATTACATGGTGTCAAAGTTCATGTCGTGTGGAGGTGGTAGCTTTTGAGCATCCACGCATATTAAGTAGGTCACTTTTTAACATAGGATTCAGCCCacgaaattcagaaaaaagaaggtcggcaaaaaattgccgaccttaaattcgCCAAGGTCGGCAGTCTCGgcagttctaaaaatagaaatttcaCCAAGGCCTAACCTCTTGCTAACCTAAGGCCTAGCCAGGCCTAGCCTCCCTAGCTATATGTTATGCAAAAAGAACtagcaaaattaactaaaatataaaaacctaacactaaaatttacaagataaattctatttgataaCTGCTGAACGATGTTCAGCCAGGGAGAAACATCGTGGTTATGGAGCTAGCCGTACACAGAGAGCATAGTTGTTTACTTGACATAacagggtattcccctacacaggtctCGCGCTGTGCCCAGAGATagaaagcatgcagctcacaCAAAATAATGCATGAtgcaatggttgagtgaattcagggatcatcttaattccatggtttgttaACTAAACACCACATGGTGGTGAATATGGGTGTTAAAAgtctcaatgatacgatcccttaatgtaccatgttgttgctaggaggcttGAAAGAAATTTCTAGGTCGGCAAGAGAATGCCgtcctctgacaatttaaggtcggcaattgccGATTGCCGACGTGAAATTCGTGGGCTGAGGATTTTTATACCATAAATCAGATATTCTAAATTATTTTACctacagtataaaaataaatgagtaTTCTACTGTGTTGGTTTAGATTATGGAAACTAAGTATTGTATAGTAATTAGTAAAAATTAAAACCTGATGGTTTTGTTGCATGCTGTAGCCTACTGTACACAAGCCCAATCCTgatagtatacagtactgtaggttgTTTTAGCTTTCTGGTATCCACTACAGGTACCTTACAGTAACAATTACTACTGAAAAATTCAATCATCTAAATggcttaaaataaattttcaattttaattatgaGAATATTGTATGAATATCAATTATGGTGAAtattaaagaataaattaaatcCTGATTTGAGTTCATTTATGGACAAATACAATGTGGCCGCATGGTTTagttacatactgtactataatttgGAAATCTAGGCGTCTTCTCAATATTGAAATCCAATTAAAGTAGATGAGTCTCTTAGTTTGGTGGAATCCCTTCTCCACCCCTCCTCCCCAATCCAAGCATTTATGGGCAACCTAAAAGCTTGTTGTGTATTTTGCATTCAACTGTTTTTGCAACAAAATATCTTTTTAGTCTAACATAGTTTTGTATGAATGTTTTGCTATGCAATTTTCTAAATGTCAGTagttttgctatgctacacagTACACTggacaaaattattatttaactaggtaaaattttttttacacCTCGAATCAAAGTATACACTTGACTGGCACTTATGATAAATCTCACAAGATTAAGAAGATATGCTACAAAATCTGATGTCCATCATGTATGAATGAATATGTTGATCTGATCATAGCTCTTCTAAATCTGTTAGGATTAGCTGTACATACTACAGTTCATGGTAGCACTAACTACACATGGGAAATGGTTTGTGAGTCGGATTGATTATAAGCCCGTAGCCAGAGGGGGTTCAAGGGTTTGAATGAACCCTTTTTTCCTGAAGCATGCCATTTTTAGACTagatattaaatgaaagtatGGTATATAGGCTTAACTAGATAGGATCATGAGCCCCTTTTTCGGTAAAAAGGAACTTCCTTGCGGGCTTAAATGAAGTTGTGGTATACTGTAGATACAGTTACTCAACTCACAGTTTGTCTAGACCATAATATTTATATGTCCTTCTATGACACTACATTTGTGTAagaattcaatattttacagaTAATTACAAATTTGcatttagtattatttaaagCAACGTGGCATATGAACCTGCTTTGTAAACGATTCTTACGCAGGTTTAAGTAATTCTGAATCACCTGATCGTTCTAATATACtgttgtaataaattaccattccctaacatatagagtaacatagtatttacatgaacattctagaataagatgttttgatttaataaaccatgtataattaataagaacaatcaagaacattccagaagtgctattaatagaaactgtaatcatgtaataatgagaagtataaagaatgatctagaaggataggagcatcttgtatataaagggatgtaaactattgtaaggttgttggattagaggttggattagaggttggatgttatattgtaaagtcattgtgaagctgttgtttaaagtgcttactggattgttgaaagttgaagttgattgaaattaaagctttgtttttgagttattttacaactttgtggattttgtgtgtatacttttatgtcacaagggagttcctaaagtattttcaaccgctcggaaacatacgtgagaggagttcgtgacataatttggtggcagcggtgttcagcctaatttggtggcagcggttatttcgatctactgttcgacttaactgtgtatttatctacagtactgttgtgatattttgtggtagcagtttgatctactgtattttgccatagattggtggctgtttaggatcaactgtacttttattgatattttgaggAAGTGGTACTTACGATACTGAGATATTTTACGGAAGCCGTGGTGCTACGTTTTGTTTAATCGTAAgtacacaaacattgttttaagaacagtacattatttatttggaacagtagacttgtgaacgtctcggtaactacgattaactagtaacaagaccctcatccagatttaaaaaatggctgataaacaatcaacaacaagATCCGGTAGAGAATACAGCGGCGGCGATGAAACTGATTCGGATGTAGAATCAGTTCAATCAATTCAACCTGAACAACAGGCAGAAGAGTCTGGACCAACCAGTGGACATAACCCTACAGGGGCTGACTCATTTTCAAAAgactttttgttgttgatgcagCAGCAAATGCAACAGCAGAATATTATGATGCAGCAGATGATGAAACAACAAGAACGTTCACGTCAAGAAGATAATGAAAGACGTCGGGAAGATATAGAGAAACAAGAACGTTTACGCAAGGAAGATATAGAGAAACAAGAACGTTTACGCAAAGAAGATATGGAAAGACAAGAACGTTTACGTAGGGAAGATATGGAGAAACAGCAAGCATTAGTAATGGCGTTAATGGACAAGCAAAAGGACAGTGAGGAGAAACGATTAAAAGACATAATGAGATTGAAGGAAGTTCAGATTGCAAAGCTTTCTGATAGTgatgatattgaaaattatctcactacgttTGAACGTATTGCTAACACCTATGAGTGGCGAAAAGAACACTGGGTAGTAAAACTAATACCTCATTTGACAGGCAAAGCAAGAGCAGCCTATGCATCACTACCAGTGACAGAAAGTAACCAGTACGACATAGTGAAGAAAGCAATATTACAAAGGTATGACATAACTGAAGAGACATATAGGCAAAGGTTTAggtcaattaaaaagaaaagtgaagaaagttatagagaaatgtatgttaggttaaaagatttatttactAAGTGGGCTAGGCCTGCTGATAAAAGCAAAGATGATTTagctgaaattgttattttagagcAATTGATAGATATTATGCCCACAGGGGTACAAATTTGGGTTAAAGAACATAAACCAGATTCGGGATTAAATGCTGCGGAATTAgcagataattattttcaagcTAGAAAAGGTATCGATTTTgagaaaaagtttcaaaatagaaaacacgaaaatagaAACAACCAGGAGAAAACAGTGAAAGGCACTCCTGAAGTTGACAGTAAGGGTAATAATAATCCCCCTGATAACTTTCATAAATCACAATCTGACGCTAGACAACCTCTCGTTTGTAGACGGTGCAAAAAAGTAGGCCACATAGAACGATTTTGTCGAAGTAAGGATGGCTTTTTGTCGACAAAGACAGATACTGTTTCAAAACCATGTACACCTTACATTTGTAGAGGCCTAGTTGAAGGATGTGATTGTGAAATTTTGATAGACTCTGGATGTGATATGACACTTGTTCATTCTGATTTAGTAGCGGCTAAGAAAATTAATCGCGCGGAGCAAGCTAAAATTACATGCAGGTGCGTCCATGACCATGTCCAAGCCTATCCTACTGCATTCGTCAATATTAAGATTAATAACGAAGACCATAATTTGTTGGTTGGCGTTTGCAGCGATTTACCAAGAGATGTAATTCTTGGTAGGGACTTTCCTAAATTTGGAGACTTATTAGGAAAGAGGGATAAGAATCATGATAGGCATAGTTTTGTTGCCACTAGAGATCATGctagaaaagaaaaactaagAGAGGAAAACGAATTAAAGTCGGAAAAAGCTTCTGGGGTTATTTCACATCAGTTAGATGATGTGGTTAATTTTCAAGAAGAATTTGGACATTTAGATGGCCAACTACTCAGTAACAACCCTCCCAAGGAAAAAGTTCATAAAACCAGAAGTGAGAAACGAAAAGTTAGGAAAGAGTTTGCAAAAACAAAGGAAGCTCAATCTAGCCAAGATAGtgaattagacattttagaTATTGGCAGAGATAAAATTAAGGATTATCAGGTTAAGGATAGAACTTTAATTTCACTTCGAGAACAGATGTTAGTACAGAAGGATGATGACACTATAAAGATAGTCTGTAAGGatggaattttatttaggcAGGTTTTCACTAAACACCAGACAGAACCAATAGAGCAATTAGTAGTTCCATACCCTTGCCGTAATAGTGTATTGAAAGTCTCACATGATATTCCTTTGGCAGGTCATTTAGGTAGGAAAAAGACATTAGATAGGATAAAGCAGAGATTCTTTTGGCCTGGTATTAGAAAGGATGTGACCGAATATTGTAACACTTGTGAAAATTGTCAGAAAACTTCaaagtataaaactaaattGAAGGCCCCGATGATTCCTTTGCCAATAATCAGTGAACCATTCCGCCGAATCGCTATGGACATTGTTGGTCCACTAGCACGGAGTAAGACAGGAAATAAATATGTCTTGGTTATATGTGATTATGCAACTCGATATCCGGAGGCTATCCCACTGAGAAGTATTGAAGCTCCAAAGATAGCGGATgagttgattaaattattttccagGGTAGGGGTACCAACAGAAATTTTAACCGATCAAGGCTCTAACTTTACCTCTaagttgttgagtcaaatttaTAAGTTACTTTCAATTAAGGGCTTGACTACTTCTCCCTACCATCCACAAACCGATGGATTAGTGGAAAGATTTAATGGCACCCTCAAGGCTATGATTAGAAAATTTGTTCAGGATGATCCCCGAGAATGGGATAAATTGCTTCCGTACCTATTATTTGCTTATAGGGAGGTACCGCAGGAGTCAACTGGGTTCTCTCCATTTGAATTATTGTATGGTTGGAAGGTACGAGGTCCACTTGATATAATGAAAGAAATGTGGACAGGCACGGTGACAGGTCCTCAAAGTGTGGTTTCACACGTTGTTAAAATGAGAGATAGGTTAACTTCAATGAAAGATCTAGTCCAGGAAAACATTGAACTATCCCAAACAaggcaaaaacaaaaatatgatcAGAAATCTGTTTGTAGAGAATTTAGTCCAGGTGATGAAGTCCTATTACTCTTACCATCTAGTAACGATGCATTAGAGGCAAAATGGCAAGGTCCTTACAAGGTTTTAAGGAAACTAGGTCCAGTAAACTATGAGGTGGAAACTAATGATAAACGGAAAAAGTCAAAAGTCTACCacataaatcttttaaaacaatttcatcGTAGAACTATTGAGGTTATGCTGGCTATAAATGATGTAACTGGACAAGACGAGGGTCAGGATAAGGACATTTCTTGGTCAAATATTTCTAGTTCCAATTTAACCTTAGATTCTGGTGAAGGATTAGATGAATCTCAGCTTTCAGATTTAGCGGAGGTGTTTTCTGAATTTGACTCAGTGTTACAGGACAAGCCAGGGAAAACTACTGTAATAAAGCATGATATTGAAATGAACCTAGGGGTACACCCAGTTAGATTAAGAGCTTATCCAATTCCTCAGGCTAAGTTAGGCAAAGTAAAAGAAGAGATAGAATCTATGTTGGAACTTGGGGTAATAGAAGAGTCTCACAGTCCCTGGTCCTCTCCTTATATCATGGTACCAAAGCCGGACGGTACAGCTCGCTTTTGCgtaaattacaaaaaagtgAATAGCTTGAGCAAGTTTGATGCATATCCAATGCCTCGAATAGACGAAATAATAGGCAGGGTTGGTCCTGCTAAATTTATAACAAAGTTAGATTTATGTAAAGGTTACTGGCAGGTTCCATTAACTGAACGGTCAAAACCATATACAGCTTTTTCAACACCAATGGGTTTGTACCAATTTAAGTATTTACCATTTGGCTTGCATGGGGCTCCTGCAACGTTTCAAAGAATGATGGATCAACTGTTGCGCAAGAAAGAATCTTATGCAGCAGCTTATATGGATGATCTGGTAATATTTAGTCCAGACTGGGAAAGTCATATCCATCATCTTAGGGACATTTTTCAGACCCTCAAGCAAGCTAATCTGACAGTCAAACCTGCAAAATGTAGTTTCGCACATAGTAAAGTGCATTATTTAGGGTATGTAGTTGGAGAGGGAATGATACGTCCTCAAAAGACTAAGGTAGAAGCGGTAGTACAATGGGAAAAACCTAAAACTAAGAAGGATGTTAAATCTTTTCTTGGCCTGACAGGATACTACCGAAAGTTTATTCCTAATTATGCTGACATCGCAGCACCTCTAACTGATCTGACGGGGAAAAAACATCCAGATAAAATCAAATGGACGCCTGAGTGCGAAGATGCACTTGTAAAGTTAAAACAGGCGTTATGTTCAGACCCTGTGTTACGAAACCCAGATTTTAATGCAGAGTTTATACTGCAAACAGATGCGTCAGATCGAGGGTTAGGTGCAGTACTTAGTCAACTAGGTCCTGATGGTACTGACCATCCAGTATTGTATCTTAGTCGTAAGATGTTCCCAAGAGAACAGAATTATGCAACTATAGAGAAAGAGTGTTTAGCTATAAAATGGGCTGTCGAAAGTCTGCGATATTATCTACTAGGCAGAAAATTTAAGATAGTTACTGACCATCAACCACTCAAATGGTTGGTTGAAATGAAAGAGACAAACAAAAGACTAACTAGATGGAGTCTTGATTTACAACCTTATTGCTTTACTGTTGTACATAGAAGGGGTATTTCTAATGGTAATGCTGACGGATTGTCACGAAAACCATTAACTTAAGGGTTACTTTACAAATAGACAAAATAGgttttaatgtttataagttacttgtttcttacattttgtttgtaatgaGAATTTGGTTTTCACGTAATGTAGTTtgaatttatattcatatattaaacAGGGTTTCTAGGTCggaaatgttatattttgccACGTCCGTGTATACTTTCCCCTCAAAACTCCAAGAAAGAGTTTTGAGCTCAGAAAGAGGGgggagtgtaataaattaccattccctaacatatagagtaacatagtatttacatgaacattctagaataagatgttttgatttaataaaccatgtataattaataagaacaatcaagaacattccagaagtgctattaatagaaactgtaatcatgtaataatgagaagtataaagaatgatctagaaggataggagcatcttgtatataaagggatgtaaactattgtaaggttgttggattagaggttggattagaggttggatgttatattgtaaagtcattgtgaagctgttgtttaaagtgcttactggattgttgaaagttgaagttgattgaaattaaagctttgtttttgagttattttacaactttgtggattttgtgtgtatacttttatgtcacaagggagttcctaaagtattttcaaccgctcggaaacatacgtgagaggagttcgtgacaacTGTATCAAtttgtggaaaaaaaaaatctccttAAAACGCTCGAAACATGACATTAATAGGGTAATCAAAATTGTACattgcaaataaataaaagttttctGGGCCAACTAAACgcatttaaaaccatttatttaaatgtcaaacaaaatctgttttttaaatgaaattatatcACCTCTTGAGAAGTACTGTACCTTAAAGTATCAATAACATATTGAAAgtcaaaagtaaaaaaaagataaacattgaattatataataaagtcacactataatacagtagtagtgATATCTGAAAGGGcagattttatatattattataaatgtgtaATTTCTACTACTAATAAACCAAACTACAAATCACACAATTGCCAAAAGCATTATCCTGACATTTAAATATCAGGAGGAGTAATTTCAAA from Antedon mediterranea chromosome 2, ecAntMedi1.1, whole genome shotgun sequence includes:
- the LOC140041176 gene encoding uncharacterized protein translates to MADKQSTTRSGREYSGGDETDSDVESVQSIQPEQQAEESGPTSGHNPTGADSFSKDFLLLMQQQMQQQNIMMQQMMKQQERSRQEDNERRREDIEKQERLRKEDIEKQERLRKEDMERQERLRREDMEKQQALVMALMDKQKDSEEKRLKDIMRLKEVQIAKLSDSDDIENYLTTFERIANTYEWRKEHWVVKLIPHLTGKARAAYASLPVTESNQYDIVKKAILQRLKDLFTKWARPADKSKDDLAEIVILEQLIDIMPTGVQIWVKEHKPDSGLNAAELADNYFQARKGIDFEKKFQNRKHENRNNQEKTVKGTPEVDSKGNNNPPDNFHKSQSDARQPLVCRRCKKVGHIERFCRSKDGFLSTKTDTVSKPCTPYICRGLVEGCDCEILIDSGCDMTLVHSDLVAAKKINRAEQAKITCRCVHDHVQAYPTAFVNIKINNEDHNLLVGVCSDLPRDVILGRDFPKFGDLLGKRDKNHDRHSFVATRDHARKEKLREENELKSEKASGVISHQLDDVVNFQEEFGHLDGQLLSNNPPKEKVHKTRSEKRKVRKEFAKTKEAQSSQDSELDILDIGRDKIKDYQVKDRTLISLREQMLVQKDDDTIKIVCKDGILFRQVFTKHQTEPIEQLVVPYPCRNSVLKVSHDIPLAGHLGRKKTLDRIKQRFFWPGIRKDVTEYCNTCENCQKTSKYKTKLKAPMIPLPIISEPFRRIAMDIVGPLARSKTGNKYVLVICDYATRYPEAIPLRSIEAPKIADELIKLFSRVGVPTEILTDQGSNFTSKLLSQIYKLLSIKGLTTSPYHPQTDGLVERFNGTLKAMIRKFVQDDPREWDKLLPYLLFAYREVPQESTGFSPFELLYGWKVRGPLDIMKEMWTGTVTGPQSVVSHVVKMRDRLTSMKDLVQENIELSQTRQKQKYDQKSVCREFSPGDEVLLLLPSSNDALEAKWQGPYKVLRKLGPVNYEVETNDKRKKSKVYHINLLKQFHRRTIEVMLAINDVTGQDEGQDKDISWSNISSSNLTLDSGEGLDESQLSDLAEVFSEFDSVLQDKPGKTTVIKHDIEMNLGVHPVRLRAYPIPQAKLGKVKEEIESMLELGVIEESHSPWSSPYIMVPKPDGTARFCVNYKKVNSLSKFDAYPMPRIDEIIGRVGPAKFITKLDLCKGYWQVPLTERSKPYTAFSTPMGLYQFKYLPFGLHGAPATFQRMMDQLLRKKESYAAAYMDDLVIFSPDWESHIHHLRDIFQTLKQANLTVKPAKCSFAHSKVHYLGYVVGEGMIRPQKTKVEAVVQWEKPKTKKDVKSFLGLTGYYRKFIPNYADIAAPLTDLTGKKHPDKIKWTPECEDALVKLKQALCSDPVLRNPDFNAEFILQTDASDRGLGAVLSQLGPDGTDHPVLYLSRKMFPREQNYATIEKECLAIKWAVESLRYYLLGRKFKIVTDHQPLKWLVEMKETNKRLTRWSLDLQPYCFTVVHRRGISNGNADGLSRKPLT